A stretch of Clostridium formicaceticum DNA encodes these proteins:
- the nifK gene encoding nitrogenase molybdenum-iron protein subunit beta: MLDHTKKEIHERKALVINPAKTCQPIGAMYAALGIHNCLPHSHGSQGCCSFHRMHLTRHFRDPIVASTSSFTEGASVFGGGANLKTSIKNVFAIYNPDVIAVNTTCLSETIGDDIPTTIKDSEVPKGKYVFHANTPSYAGSHVTGFSNMVKAMVSYFSEGKGDGSNKKVNIIPGYTEPGDMRELKRIAKLLDISNILFPDTSGVVDSPMTGKYRMYPKGGTKVGELIDTGNSMATVALGRYASEAAANELEKKCKVDAHVLNLPIGVKATDEFIMELIKITGKDVPYELEEERGQLVDIMTDTHHHYHGKKVAIFGDPDHVIAMTEFTLSLGMKPIYVVTGTPGGTFEKQVKAMLESSNVKGIVKSAGDLFALHQWIKNEPVDLLIGNTYGKYIARAEDIPLVRFGFPNLDRTVHSYFPIVGYKGAMRLIEMIGNALLDRIDRDALDEDFELVL, translated from the coding sequence ATGTTAGATCATACAAAGAAGGAAATTCATGAAAGAAAAGCGTTGGTTATCAATCCAGCGAAGACATGTCAACCGATAGGAGCAATGTATGCAGCTTTGGGAATTCATAATTGTTTACCTCATAGTCATGGTTCTCAAGGATGTTGTTCCTTCCATAGAATGCATTTGACAAGACACTTTAGAGATCCCATTGTTGCTTCTACCAGTTCTTTTACAGAAGGGGCTTCAGTCTTTGGGGGAGGAGCAAACTTAAAAACTTCTATTAAAAATGTATTTGCTATCTATAATCCTGATGTTATTGCTGTAAACACCACATGTCTTTCTGAGACCATTGGGGATGATATACCTACCACTATTAAGGATTCAGAAGTGCCAAAGGGAAAATATGTGTTTCATGCCAATACCCCTAGTTATGCTGGGTCTCATGTTACTGGTTTTTCCAATATGGTAAAGGCAATGGTAAGTTATTTTTCTGAGGGCAAAGGAGACGGCAGTAATAAAAAGGTCAATATTATTCCAGGTTATACAGAACCGGGAGATATGAGGGAATTAAAGCGAATTGCTAAGTTATTAGATATTTCAAATATTCTTTTTCCAGATACAAGTGGTGTAGTAGATTCTCCTATGACAGGAAAATATAGAATGTACCCAAAGGGTGGTACAAAGGTAGGGGAATTGATAGATACTGGTAATTCTATGGCAACAGTGGCATTAGGCAGATATGCTTCAGAGGCGGCAGCAAATGAACTGGAGAAAAAATGCAAAGTGGATGCCCATGTGTTAAATCTACCGATTGGTGTAAAGGCTACGGATGAATTTATCATGGAACTTATAAAGATCACTGGTAAAGATGTTCCCTATGAATTAGAGGAGGAAAGGGGACAATTGGTAGACATCATGACAGATACCCATCATCACTACCATGGGAAAAAGGTGGCTATCTTTGGAGATCCAGATCATGTGATCGCCATGACGGAATTTACCTTAAGCCTTGGTATGAAACCTATTTATGTAGTTACAGGAACACCTGGGGGCACTTTTGAAAAGCAAGTGAAGGCTATGTTAGAAAGTTCTAATGTGAAGGGTATTGTAAAAAGTGCAGGAGACTTATTTGCGTTGCATCAGTGGATTAAAAATGAACCTGTAGACCTTTTAATTGGAAACACTTATGGTAAATATATCGCCAGAGCAGAAGATATTCCTCTAGTAAGGTTTGGTTTCCCTAACCTAGATCGTACTGTACACAGCTATTTCCCAATCGTAGGCTATAAGGGAGCTATGCGTTTGATTGAAATGATTGGAAATGCTTTACTAGATCGTATCGATAGGGATGCACTAGATGAAGACTTTGAATTGGTACTTTAA
- the nifE gene encoding nitrogenase iron-molybdenum cofactor biosynthesis protein NifE codes for MEAKKCLGALEERNNSILEKSNNDKQQKIRCDQNSVAGAVSQRACVYCGARVVLNPITDAYHIVHGPIGCASYTFDIRGSLSSGEEIYRNSFSTDLRERDIIFGGERKLAAAIDEIVEQHDPNLIFIYSTCVVGVIGDDLEGVAREAEKKYKIPVIPIQSSGFAGNKNAGYKAACHALLDLMGKETQDKEEGINFLGDFNLAGEMWINQSYFKRMGISLISKMTGDASYRELKKAPRAKLNIVQCAGSMTYLAKQMQECYDIPFINVSFYGLEDTVVSLRKIANALKDQQVLCRTEALIESELKKTHEALDYYRRKLKGKKAAIYVGGGFKAISLIKQFRDLGMETVMVGTQTGRAEEYEVIRDLAQEGTVILDDSNPTELEKFMKEKGADILVGGVKERPLAYKLGVAFCDHNHERKHPLNGFEGAINFAKEIHASINSPVWQIIQREQGGWR; via the coding sequence ATGGAAGCGAAAAAATGCTTAGGAGCATTGGAGGAAAGAAATAATTCTATATTAGAAAAATCAAACAATGACAAACAGCAAAAAATCCGCTGTGATCAAAACAGCGTAGCGGGAGCTGTTAGTCAGCGGGCTTGTGTTTATTGTGGCGCAAGGGTTGTACTAAACCCTATTACAGATGCTTATCATATTGTACATGGGCCAATTGGATGTGCCAGCTATACCTTTGACATTCGGGGCAGCTTAAGCAGTGGAGAGGAAATTTATCGCAATAGTTTTTCCACTGATTTAAGAGAGCGGGATATTATTTTTGGAGGAGAAAGAAAGCTTGCAGCTGCCATTGATGAAATTGTGGAACAGCATGATCCGAATCTAATATTTATTTACTCTACCTGTGTCGTGGGGGTTATTGGAGATGACTTAGAGGGCGTAGCCAGGGAGGCAGAAAAAAAATATAAGATTCCTGTGATTCCTATACAATCCTCAGGATTTGCCGGTAACAAAAATGCAGGTTATAAAGCAGCTTGTCATGCTCTACTGGACCTAATGGGAAAAGAAACCCAAGATAAAGAAGAGGGCATTAATTTCTTAGGTGACTTCAACCTTGCAGGAGAAATGTGGATCAACCAATCCTACTTTAAAAGGATGGGTATATCTTTGATTTCAAAGATGACAGGGGATGCCTCCTATAGGGAACTGAAAAAAGCACCTAGGGCAAAGCTCAATATTGTACAATGTGCCGGTTCTATGACCTACTTGGCTAAGCAAATGCAAGAATGCTATGACATTCCTTTTATCAATGTTAGTTTTTATGGTTTAGAAGATACTGTAGTATCCCTTAGAAAAATTGCCAATGCGCTAAAGGATCAGCAGGTACTTTGTAGGACAGAAGCCTTAATCGAAAGCGAGTTGAAGAAAACCCACGAAGCGTTAGATTATTACCGAAGAAAACTAAAGGGAAAGAAGGCAGCTATCTACGTTGGGGGAGGATTTAAGGCGATTTCTTTGATAAAACAGTTTCGGGATCTAGGAATGGAGACGGTGATGGTAGGTACACAAACTGGAAGAGCGGAGGAATATGAAGTCATTCGCGATTTAGCACAAGAAGGAACTGTAATTTTAGATGATAGCAATCCTACAGAGCTAGAAAAGTTTATGAAGGAAAAGGGAGCAGATATTTTGGTAGGAGGTGTGAAGGAAAGGCCTCTAGCCTATAAGCTAGGCGTAGCCTTCTGTGACCACAACCATGAACGAAAACATCCCTTGAATGGGTTTGAAGGAGCAATTAACTTTGCTAAGGAAATACATGCTTCTATCAATAGTCCTGTATGGCAAATTATTCAAAGAGAGCAGGGGGGATGGAGATGA
- a CDS encoding nitrogenase component 1 codes for MKTRNFVNLNVNPCKCCMPMGASIAFKGIESTMVLLHGSQGCSTYIRRHMAGHYNEPIDIASSSLNEKETIHGGAENLKKGLKNTLRLYNPRMVGISTTCLAETIGEDLQRIITEFKEEEPHYRDVLFVPVSTPGYGGTNYEGFYYTLKKIVETIAVDTTPINSINIIAGNLTPADIRSIKEIIALFHINYTILPDVSKTLDAPFTKDFQKLSPEGTKISDIEKMAGASATIEMGMLISEDLSPGKYLEETFGVPLYRCPLPIGLKNTDSFIEVLQRITGEEMAEKLKEDRGRMLDGMIDSHKYNAEGRAAIFGEPDIVYAVTKLCLENGIQPLVISTGSKTTKLKRLLELDLKKLDESCMIIDDTDLETIRDYVRELGVNVLIGTSEGKFITEKDGVPLVRIGFPVHDRVGAQRRTYTGYEGSMQFLDEITNTLLEEKYRYYRENLYKKYYQKG; via the coding sequence ATGAAAACTAGAAATTTTGTTAACTTAAATGTGAATCCCTGTAAGTGCTGTATGCCAATGGGAGCTTCCATCGCCTTTAAAGGTATTGAAAGTACCATGGTATTACTTCACGGTTCTCAGGGCTGTAGTACCTATATTCGTAGACATATGGCAGGGCATTATAATGAACCTATTGATATCGCATCTTCTTCTTTGAACGAAAAGGAAACAATTCATGGTGGGGCTGAAAATTTAAAGAAGGGTTTAAAAAATACACTTCGCCTCTACAACCCCAGGATGGTAGGGATTTCTACTACTTGTTTAGCGGAAACCATCGGAGAAGATTTGCAAAGGATTATTACAGAATTTAAGGAAGAGGAACCTCACTATCGGGATGTTTTATTTGTACCGGTATCAACACCGGGCTATGGTGGTACGAATTATGAGGGTTTTTACTACACTTTAAAAAAAATCGTAGAAACTATTGCGGTAGATACAACCCCTATAAATAGCATCAATATCATTGCAGGCAACTTAACTCCTGCGGATATTCGAAGCATCAAAGAGATAATAGCTCTTTTTCATATAAACTATACAATACTACCAGATGTCAGTAAAACCTTAGATGCTCCCTTTACGAAGGATTTTCAAAAGTTATCCCCGGAGGGAACAAAAATAAGCGATATAGAAAAAATGGCAGGTGCTTCTGCTACGATAGAAATGGGCATGTTGATCTCTGAGGATCTTTCGCCAGGGAAGTATTTGGAAGAAACCTTTGGTGTACCCCTTTATCGATGTCCTTTGCCAATTGGATTAAAGAATACCGACAGCTTTATTGAAGTTCTTCAGAGGATTACTGGAGAAGAAATGGCGGAAAAACTAAAGGAAGATAGAGGAAGAATGTTGGATGGCATGATTGATTCCCATAAGTATAATGCAGAAGGTCGTGCCGCTATTTTCGGTGAACCAGATATCGTATACGCTGTGACAAAGCTATGTTTAGAGAATGGTATACAACCACTGGTAATTTCAACTGGATCAAAGACAACGAAATTGAAAAGATTATTGGAGCTAGACTTAAAAAAATTGGATGAAAGCTGCATGATTATTGATGATACGGATTTAGAAACCATACGGGACTATGTTAGGGAACTGGGGGTTAATGTTTTAATAGGAACCTCTGAAGGAAAGTTTATTACAGAAAAAGATGGTGTGCCTCTGGTTCGTATTGGTTTTCCAGTACATGATCGTGTAGGAGCACAAAGAAGGACTTATACTGGTTATGAAGGTTCAATGCAATTTTTAGATGAAATTACCAACACCCTCTTAGAGGAAAAGTATCGTTATTATCGTGAAAATCTATATAAAAAATATTACCAAAAAGGCTAG
- the nifB gene encoding nitrogenase cofactor biosynthesis protein NifB, which translates to MEEKWTTEVREKTEKHPCYCDTAHKYARMHIPVAPKCNIQCNYCNRKYDCLNESRPGVTSEILKPEEALEKYKMVKEKIENLMVVGIAGPGDALANFQETKRSIELIKEYDPNVTFCLSTNGLMLPEYAEEIYQLGITHITVTINAIDPKIAAKIYSKICYEDKIYTGEEAGKLLIEKQLIGLKLMQEKGIVCKVNMVMIKGINENHIEKVVKKVRELGVYMSNIMPLIPAAGSKFEDMKLVSNGELNALRKKCSIDLKQMYHCRQCRADAIGMLGEDVSLDFRKGGCGYKMDQPVTQQEYTVAVASKTGRLIDQHFGHVKEFLIYKYSNDEIKFIEKRPVDQYCRGIEDCEDTENKIEKIMKVIGDCNLVLCLRIGNAPKKNLEDKNMYIIETYEEIEKGILKAVNELKAAS; encoded by the coding sequence ATGGAGGAAAAATGGACCACTGAAGTCAGGGAAAAAACAGAGAAGCACCCCTGCTACTGTGATACCGCCCATAAATATGCTAGAATGCATATTCCAGTTGCACCAAAATGCAACATTCAGTGTAACTACTGTAATCGTAAATATGATTGCTTAAATGAAAGTCGTCCAGGCGTTACCAGTGAAATTTTAAAGCCGGAGGAGGCGCTGGAAAAATATAAAATGGTAAAAGAAAAAATAGAAAATTTGATGGTGGTAGGAATTGCAGGACCTGGAGATGCCTTGGCTAATTTTCAAGAGACAAAAAGATCGATTGAACTCATTAAAGAATATGATCCAAATGTAACTTTTTGTTTATCTACCAATGGTCTAATGCTGCCAGAGTATGCAGAAGAAATTTATCAGCTAGGCATTACGCATATTACTGTTACCATTAACGCTATTGACCCTAAAATTGCCGCTAAAATCTATAGTAAGATTTGCTATGAAGATAAAATTTATACGGGGGAAGAAGCGGGTAAGTTACTCATTGAAAAGCAGTTAATTGGCTTAAAACTGATGCAGGAGAAGGGGATTGTCTGCAAGGTGAATATGGTAATGATCAAGGGGATTAATGAAAACCATATTGAAAAAGTGGTGAAAAAAGTTAGGGAGCTAGGGGTTTATATGAGCAATATCATGCCATTGATTCCTGCTGCAGGAAGCAAATTCGAAGATATGAAACTGGTAAGCAACGGAGAATTAAATGCTTTAAGAAAAAAATGTTCTATTGATTTAAAACAAATGTATCACTGCAGACAGTGTAGGGCGGATGCTATTGGCATGTTAGGAGAAGATGTTTCTTTGGATTTCAGAAAGGGAGGATGTGGTTATAAAATGGATCAACCAGTAACACAACAGGAATATACCGTTGCAGTTGCTTCTAAAACCGGGAGATTGATTGATCAACATTTTGGCCATGTGAAGGAATTTTTGATTTATAAATACAGTAATGATGAAATCAAGTTCATAGAAAAGCGCCCTGTGGATCAATATTGTAGGGGTATAGAGGATTGTGAGGATACAGAAAATAAAATAGAAAAAATCATGAAGGTCATTGGCGATTGCAATCTTGTACTATGCCTTCGCATCGGCAACGCACCAAAAAAAAATTTGGAAGACAAAAACATGTATATTATAGAGACGTATGAAGAAATTGAAAAGGGTATTCTTAAGGCAGTGAATGAATTGAAGGCTGCTTCATAA
- a CDS encoding 2Fe-2S ferredoxin, whose translation MHKPKFHIFVCSSSRINGEQKGFCLQKGAVEIVNNFMEEIQERELDGEVMVTNTGCFGICSKGPIVVVYPEGVWYGSVTPEDVEEIMDSHIEGGNIVSRLAL comes from the coding sequence ATGCATAAACCTAAGTTTCATATTTTTGTCTGTTCTAGTTCTCGAATCAATGGAGAACAAAAGGGATTTTGTCTTCAAAAAGGCGCTGTAGAAATTGTTAATAACTTTATGGAGGAAATTCAAGAGCGTGAATTAGACGGAGAGGTGATGGTAACAAATACCGGGTGTTTTGGTATTTGTAGTAAAGGACCTATTGTAGTGGTTTATCCTGAAGGGGTTTGGTATGGCAGTGTAACACCGGAGGATGTGGAAGAAATTATGGATTCACATATAGAAGGAGGAAACATTGTATCACGCTTAGCTCTATAA
- a CDS encoding methyl-accepting chemotaxis protein — protein MKSIRIKILLAFLIPCFVLTSALGFYNVMNLIRLNEKEITAIQELLFSDYDKNIVQQVETATSIVGLYHEMYEKGEISEEEAQENAKKAVKALRYGEEGYFWIDDSEGNLIAHPMIPQEEGTNRINIQDPNGVALIKEVITAAKDNQNNGFTNFMWEKPQDVETGKLSPKRAYSQLFNPWGWVISTGNYVDHLHNMVDEKSTELSKNLHKNIGALGGFMVISLVLFAMIAIFISRTIANPILKIVKSFEKDEDGKIHIQEIEVKVKDEVGVLANTLNEFALQVRDFINGAMISVEDLSSSVDGLNALTAKVEGNIEVTAANTSDVTQHMEYISDSTNEITATMEEIDQAISSIAQRTEEGAASSSEVSNRAKTLKEYSIASKERTQKMYTEAKSNVEEAIQEVKKVEDIVKLLHQINEIAEHTNLLALNAAIESARAGEAGRGFAVVAEEIRKLSENTSYTVSNIQSISDLIVTSVDNLVNNTRDVLNFIDEDVLTNYDSLVQAGEQYFNDAQQINSIMTELSATSEEIGASTNEITNRAGQVAELIDKSVDSIEGVMQQTSTVLENITEIKNNASNNLKNAEGLKLFVSKFKV, from the coding sequence ATGAAGAGCATAAGAATAAAGATATTATTAGCTTTTTTAATTCCTTGCTTTGTTCTCACATCAGCTTTAGGCTTCTACAATGTGATGAATCTTATTAGGCTAAATGAAAAGGAAATAACTGCAATTCAGGAATTGCTTTTTAGCGATTATGATAAAAATATTGTGCAACAGGTGGAAACAGCTACAAGTATAGTTGGCCTATATCATGAAATGTATGAAAAAGGTGAAATTTCTGAAGAAGAAGCTCAAGAAAATGCGAAAAAAGCAGTAAAGGCTCTTCGCTATGGGGAAGAAGGATACTTTTGGATTGATGATTCAGAAGGTAATTTGATAGCTCACCCAATGATTCCTCAGGAGGAGGGTACAAATAGAATAAATATTCAGGACCCCAATGGCGTAGCTTTAATAAAAGAAGTGATTACTGCCGCCAAAGATAATCAAAACAATGGGTTTACAAACTTTATGTGGGAAAAACCTCAAGATGTTGAAACTGGTAAACTATCGCCTAAAAGGGCTTATTCTCAGCTTTTTAATCCTTGGGGATGGGTGATAAGTACAGGAAATTATGTGGATCACTTACATAATATGGTGGATGAAAAAAGCACGGAATTAAGTAAAAATCTCCATAAAAATATAGGGGCTTTAGGGGGATTTATGGTAATATCCTTAGTACTTTTTGCTATGATAGCTATATTTATTAGTAGGACGATAGCTAACCCTATTCTAAAAATTGTTAAGTCCTTTGAGAAGGATGAAGATGGAAAAATACATATTCAAGAAATAGAAGTGAAGGTGAAGGATGAAGTCGGTGTTTTAGCAAATACCCTTAATGAGTTTGCACTACAGGTTAGAGATTTTATCAATGGTGCTATGATCAGCGTAGAGGATTTATCTAGCAGTGTAGATGGGTTAAACGCTTTAACAGCGAAGGTAGAGGGAAATATTGAAGTAACTGCTGCTAATACTTCTGATGTAACGCAGCATATGGAATATATTTCTGATTCAACAAATGAAATTACTGCTACTATGGAAGAAATTGATCAAGCTATAAGTTCTATTGCCCAAAGAACAGAAGAAGGCGCTGCCTCATCTAGTGAGGTAAGTAATAGAGCAAAGACCCTGAAGGAATACTCTATCGCCTCTAAGGAAAGAACACAAAAAATGTATACTGAGGCTAAATCAAATGTGGAAGAGGCCATACAAGAGGTAAAAAAAGTAGAGGATATCGTTAAACTTTTACATCAAATCAATGAAATAGCGGAACACACAAATTTATTAGCTTTAAATGCTGCCATTGAAAGTGCAAGGGCTGGTGAGGCAGGTAGAGGGTTTGCGGTAGTGGCGGAGGAAATAAGAAAGTTATCTGAGAATACTTCTTACACCGTGAGCAATATTCAGTCCATATCTGATCTTATTGTAACTTCTGTCGACAACTTGGTAAACAACACAAGAGATGTTTTAAACTTTATTGATGAAGATGTACTCACCAATTATGATAGCCTAGTACAGGCGGGAGAACAGTATTTTAACGATGCACAGCAAATAAATAGTATTATGACGGAATTGAGTGCTACTTCTGAAGAGATCGGTGCTTCTACCAATGAGATAACCAATAGAGCAGGCCAGGTGGCAGAACTGATTGATAAAAGCGTTGATAGCATAGAAGGGGTAATGCAGCAGACCTCAACCGTGCTAGAGAATATTACAGAGATTAAAAATAATGCTTCTAATAATTTAAAGAATGCAGAAGGCTTAAAGCTATTTGTAAGCAAGTTCAAGGTATAA
- a CDS encoding cupin domain-containing protein codes for MFRKRSTEGYASKLKDTEQKTLVYGEKTLMVEFKLKKGSILPRHSHPYEQTGYLISGHIILSIGETKYDVYPGDSWCILSELEHSAEIIEDAVAIEIFSPAREDYLVEVSDEEMIR; via the coding sequence ATGTTTAGAAAACGAAGTACTGAAGGGTATGCATCAAAGCTAAAAGATACTGAGCAAAAGACGCTGGTGTACGGTGAGAAAACTTTAATGGTTGAATTTAAGCTAAAAAAAGGAAGTATATTGCCTAGACACAGCCATCCTTATGAGCAGACAGGATATTTGATCAGTGGTCATATTATCTTATCTATAGGAGAAACGAAATATGATGTTTATCCAGGAGATAGTTGGTGTATACTTAGTGAACTTGAGCATAGCGCAGAAATAATAGAAGATGCAGTTGCTATAGAAATATTTTCACCAGCAAGAGAGGATTACTTAGTAGAAGTTAGCGATGAGGAGATGATAAGATGA
- a CDS encoding PPC domain-containing DNA-binding protein, which produces MKYSQASIGRVFILRLEQGDRLPDTIEEFAFQHKIQSATVFFLGGAEKDSKVVVGPKEGEEEKIVPTVTNLSGISESVGVGTLFINEEKLPKLHLHAAFGRGSDTITGCTREGVQIWHIGEVIILELINHIAERKVDPQTGFELLEV; this is translated from the coding sequence ATGAAGTATTCACAAGCAAGCATAGGCAGGGTATTTATTTTGCGTTTAGAACAAGGGGATCGGCTGCCAGATACGATTGAAGAATTTGCTTTTCAGCACAAAATCCAATCTGCTACTGTATTTTTTCTTGGTGGGGCTGAAAAGGACAGTAAAGTTGTAGTTGGGCCTAAAGAGGGAGAGGAGGAAAAAATTGTTCCAACCGTTACAAACTTATCGGGAATAAGTGAATCAGTAGGGGTTGGTACACTATTTATTAACGAGGAAAAACTTCCTAAGCTTCATTTACATGCAGCATTTGGCCGAGGAAGTGATACTATAACAGGTTGTACAAGAGAAGGTGTACAGATTTGGCATATTGGAGAAGTAATTATTTTAGAACTAATCAACCACATTGCTGAGAGAAAAGTCGATCCTCAGACTGGCTTTGAGCTGCTAGAGGTATAA
- the cspD gene encoding cold-shock protein CspD: MKTGKVKWFNAEKGFGFIEVEGGDDVFVHFTAITGEGFKTLEEGQSVQFDVVQGNRGPQAENVVKL; encoded by the coding sequence ATGAAAACAGGAAAAGTTAAATGGTTTAACGCTGAAAAAGGATTTGGATTTATCGAAGTAGAAGGTGGAGATGACGTATTTGTTCATTTCACTGCAATCACAGGTGAAGGCTTTAAAACTTTAGAAGAAGGTCAAAGTGTTCAATTTGATGTTGTTCAAGGAAACCGTGGACCTCAAGCTGAAAACGTTGTAAAATTATAG
- a CDS encoding YbaK/EbsC family protein codes for MNLLKKLNIDYKEIEHEVVFDDYKIKKIKEIFKLEGIESKTLFLKTKTQNFFAFIMIESKKLQPRVIRELLDQKITMASSEETLIHTGCFPGCVAPFGYAEEVSLIVDSEIFLYNKLIFSPGVPMKTVEMTTRDFKVLLKEINNKVIYYKD; via the coding sequence ATGAACTTATTAAAAAAACTAAATATTGATTATAAAGAAATTGAACATGAAGTAGTTTTTGATGATTATAAAATAAAAAAAATTAAGGAAATATTTAAATTAGAGGGAATTGAAAGTAAAACTCTATTTCTGAAAACAAAAACACAGAATTTTTTTGCATTTATTATGATAGAGTCAAAAAAGTTGCAACCAAGAGTGATAAGAGAATTACTAGACCAAAAGATTACCATGGCTTCTTCAGAGGAAACATTGATACACACTGGGTGTTTTCCGGGTTGTGTCGCTCCCTTTGGTTATGCAGAGGAAGTTTCTTTAATTGTAGATAGTGAGATATTTTTATATAATAAGTTGATATTTTCACCAGGGGTACCAATGAAAACAGTGGAAATGACAACACGGGACTTCAAAGTATTGCTAAAGGAAATAAATAACAAGGTGATTTATTACAAAGATTGA